A section of the Larus michahellis chromosome 1, bLarMic1.1, whole genome shotgun sequence genome encodes:
- the CD2 gene encoding T-cell surface antigen CD2 isoform X1, with amino-acid sequence MNFKRIFLVKCLLLLFPSVKCSGTNRIYMAANETALLSVTATGSIHEATWVRNGIRLLQIKDKQVKYYENKVRCRCKIFPNGTLQIEQVVKEDSGKYTVTVYEPDGKLKAEEHTAFIVQERVPQPILTAECRNKTVFVKCEAKQKTKDEIFTIELTQDKTKKIQKNATKLEMHVQNSGTFRCVVKNQVSEKMAEEVIKCSGQLDLYLILSIAGGAIFFVIFVILLIYCIRKKKAERLEDEDEEGMMRGRQVDCEMVVRELPQTPCNPTPKQLRVQQRPLPQPQVHQQALPPRPRPRTQQRTPNHPRERP; translated from the exons ATGAACTTTAAGAGGATTTTCCTAGTCAAgtgcttgctgcttttgtttcccaGTGTAAAAT GCTCCGGCACCAACAGGATTTACATGGCTGCGAATGAGACGGCTCTTCTCAGCGTCACTGCTACTGGGAGCATACATGAGGCAACGTGGGTGAGAAACGGTATAAGGTTGCTTCAGATTAAAGATAAGCAGGTTAAGTACTATGAGAACAAGGTGCGGTGCAGGTGTAAGATATTCCCAAACGGGACTCTGCAAATAGAGCAGGTGGTGAAAGAGGACAGTGGAAAGTACACGGTGACTGTTTATGAGCCGGATGGAAAATTGAAGGCAGAAGAACATACAGCGTTCATCGTTCAGG agCGTGTCCCTCAGCCGATCCTCACTGCTGAATGCAGgaataaaactgtatttgtcaAGTGTGAAGCGAAGCAGAAGACTAAAGATGAAATATTTACAATAGAACTGACACaagataaaactaaaaaaatccagaagaatgCAACGAAGTTGGAAATGCACGTGCAGAATTCTGGGACGTTCAGATGTGTTGTTAAGAACCAAGTCAGTGAAAAAATGGCTGAAGAAGTAATTAAGTGCTCAg GCCAGCTGGACCTTTATCTCATCTTAAGCATAGCAGGAGGTGCAATCTTCTTTGTCATCTTTGTGATTTTGCTTATTTATTGtatcaggaagaagaaagcagaaaggcttGAAGATGAAG ACGAAGAGGGAATGATGCGGGGTCGCCAGGTGGACTGTGAAATGGTGGTGCGGGAGCTCCCTCAGACGCCGTGCAATCCCACTCCAAAGCAGCTGCGAGTGCAGCAGCGGCCGCTGCCGCAGCCCCAGGTCCATCAGCAAGCCCTGCCCCCGCGACCCAGGCCCCGCACTCAGCAGCGGACTCCAAACCACCCGAGAGAAAGACCTTGA
- the CD2 gene encoding T-cell surface antigen CD2 isoform X2, producing the protein MAANETALLSVTATGSIHEATWVRNGIRLLQIKDKQVKYYENKVRCRCKIFPNGTLQIEQVVKEDSGKYTVTVYEPDGKLKAEEHTAFIVQERVPQPILTAECRNKTVFVKCEAKQKTKDEIFTIELTQDKTKKIQKNATKLEMHVQNSGTFRCVVKNQVSEKMAEEVIKCSGQLDLYLILSIAGGAIFFVIFVILLIYCIRKKKAERLEDEDEEGMMRGRQVDCEMVVRELPQTPCNPTPKQLRVQQRPLPQPQVHQQALPPRPRPRTQQRTPNHPRERP; encoded by the exons ATGGCTGCGAATGAGACGGCTCTTCTCAGCGTCACTGCTACTGGGAGCATACATGAGGCAACGTGGGTGAGAAACGGTATAAGGTTGCTTCAGATTAAAGATAAGCAGGTTAAGTACTATGAGAACAAGGTGCGGTGCAGGTGTAAGATATTCCCAAACGGGACTCTGCAAATAGAGCAGGTGGTGAAAGAGGACAGTGGAAAGTACACGGTGACTGTTTATGAGCCGGATGGAAAATTGAAGGCAGAAGAACATACAGCGTTCATCGTTCAGG agCGTGTCCCTCAGCCGATCCTCACTGCTGAATGCAGgaataaaactgtatttgtcaAGTGTGAAGCGAAGCAGAAGACTAAAGATGAAATATTTACAATAGAACTGACACaagataaaactaaaaaaatccagaagaatgCAACGAAGTTGGAAATGCACGTGCAGAATTCTGGGACGTTCAGATGTGTTGTTAAGAACCAAGTCAGTGAAAAAATGGCTGAAGAAGTAATTAAGTGCTCAg GCCAGCTGGACCTTTATCTCATCTTAAGCATAGCAGGAGGTGCAATCTTCTTTGTCATCTTTGTGATTTTGCTTATTTATTGtatcaggaagaagaaagcagaaaggcttGAAGATGAAG ACGAAGAGGGAATGATGCGGGGTCGCCAGGTGGACTGTGAAATGGTGGTGCGGGAGCTCCCTCAGACGCCGTGCAATCCCACTCCAAAGCAGCTGCGAGTGCAGCAGCGGCCGCTGCCGCAGCCCCAGGTCCATCAGCAAGCCCTGCCCCCGCGACCCAGGCCCCGCACTCAGCAGCGGACTCCAAACCACCCGAGAGAAAGACCTTGA